From a single Gammaproteobacteria bacterium genomic region:
- a CDS encoding metallophosphoesterase, whose protein sequence is MIEYFNINTAGRDFVIGDIHGCFDQLEEALKAHGFNPQRDRCFAVGDLVDRGPNSLAVLHYLAQPWFHACLGNHEDMVLHCSLEIARERYWFEANGGEWWLALDAQRRKQIHTAFEKLPLAMEVATAHGKVGIVHADVPPRLNWPDFLKLLQRGDMDCRQEALWGRRRAKGKVRHGVSGIERVVCGHSVTSDLKIHVIENYWLIDTGAFLNEIDSRLTVLPLEELFT, encoded by the coding sequence ATGATCGAGTATTTCAACATTAACACAGCGGGCCGCGATTTTGTCATCGGCGATATCCATGGCTGCTTTGATCAGCTGGAAGAGGCCCTCAAAGCCCATGGATTTAATCCCCAGCGTGATCGCTGTTTTGCTGTCGGTGACCTGGTCGATCGCGGCCCTAATTCCCTCGCCGTACTCCATTATCTTGCTCAGCCCTGGTTTCACGCCTGCCTGGGCAATCACGAAGACATGGTGCTGCATTGTTCCCTGGAAATAGCACGCGAACGTTATTGGTTCGAAGCCAACGGCGGCGAGTGGTGGTTGGCGCTGGATGCCCAACGCCGCAAACAAATCCATACCGCGTTTGAGAAGCTGCCGCTGGCGATGGAAGTGGCTACCGCGCATGGAAAGGTGGGCATCGTCCACGCTGACGTCCCGCCCCGTCTAAACTGGCCGGATTTTCTGAAATTACTGCAACGTGGCGACATGGATTGCCGCCAGGAGGCGCTGTGGGGACGCCGCCGCGCCAAAGGAAAAGTCCGCCATGGTGTCAGCGGCATTGAGCGCGTAGTCTGCGGCCACAGCGTGACTTCTGATCTCAAAATTCACGTCATTGAGAATTACTGGCTGATCGATACCGGCGCGTTTCTTAACGAAATCGATTCAAGGCTAACAGTATTACCCTTGGAAGAATTGTTTACGTAG
- a CDS encoding bifunctional (p)ppGpp synthetase/guanosine-3',5'-bis(diphosphate) 3'-pyrophosphohydrolase produces MNDQYLHDNLVLIFRALTFAAEKHRHQRRKDVAASPYINHPIALATVLSQEAGISDVPVICAALLHDTVEDTETSPEEIEALFGAEIRNVVMEVTDDQSLSKAERKRLQVENSVHATQAAKLVKLADKICNLRDMDANPPAGWTMEQRRAYFDWAKAVVDRIRGTHPKLETIFDTAYGRRPDN; encoded by the coding sequence ATGAACGACCAGTATTTACATGACAACTTGGTCTTGATTTTCAGGGCGCTGACCTTTGCTGCCGAAAAACATCGTCATCAGCGGCGCAAGGATGTGGCTGCCTCGCCGTATATCAATCATCCCATCGCATTGGCAACGGTGTTGAGCCAGGAGGCCGGGATTAGCGATGTGCCGGTGATTTGTGCCGCGCTGCTCCATGATACGGTGGAAGATACCGAGACTTCGCCTGAAGAGATCGAAGCCTTGTTTGGCGCTGAGATCCGCAATGTGGTGATGGAAGTGACTGACGATCAAAGTTTGTCCAAGGCAGAACGAAAGCGCCTGCAGGTCGAAAATTCGGTGCATGCAACCCAGGCGGCAAAGCTGGTCAAATTGGCGGACAAAATTTGCAACCTGCGCGATATGGATGCAAACCCGCCGGCAGGATGGACAATGGAGCAGCGACGAGCCTATTTCGACTGGGCGAAGGCAGTCGTGGATCGGATTCGTGGCACGCATCCCAAACTGGAAACGATTTTTGATACGGCTTATGGGCGTCGCCCTGATAATTAG
- a CDS encoding histidine phosphatase family protein: MHLCNDDPQRNVHLTPAGETQARAAAERLRNAGIERILVSELPRTRQTADIINRHHHAPIETHPLINDIRSGFDGQPVADYFAAIAHEETLRVFIAHFTHLSDEQMLDLKIANCEYVEFEI, from the coding sequence TTGCATCTATGCAACGATGATCCGCAGCGTAATGTTCACCTGACCCCTGCGGGAGAGACACAAGCCCGCGCCGCCGCCGAACGATTGCGCAATGCAGGCATCGAACGCATCCTCGTTTCGGAACTGCCACGCACGCGTCAAACCGCCGATATCATCAATCGTCATCACCATGCCCCGATTGAAACCCATCCTTTAATCAATGACATCCGCTCAGGCTTTGATGGCCAGCCAGTCGCTGACTACTTTGCCGCCATCGCCCATGAAGAGACGCTGCGGGTTTTTATCGCCCATTTCACCCACCTCAGCGACGAACAAATGCTGGATTTAAAAATAGCCAATTGCGAATACGTGGAATTTGAAATCTAA
- a CDS encoding TraB/GumN family protein, translating into MKTKSYLKQQSAWWRWWLIWGLLAYLCSPGFVSAGVFRCVESGRVVFQDQPCTWPKVGVATEKSAPTAAPAVATDKNRTLFWRLDRGQTRFYLLGSIHFGRAEMYPLPAPIMQAFAAADALVVEINMTAIDPFQVAQLFAVSGMYPPGESLRQHLDEVSWQRLVKAMAKLGAPEQLVTMQKPWLAALTLESLSIKQAGYNEELGVDLYFLNQAAGKKKIIELESAAKQAELLAGLSETAQLAMLRDSLRVMDDSKEYYQRMLSAWSQGNGAALEDLMDESFGVTAGEKEIETVLMTARNKGMTEGLERLAKQGGTYFVVLGAGHFVGHDGIVEQLKQKGFAVQQQ; encoded by the coding sequence GTGAAAACGAAGTCTTATTTAAAACAACAAAGCGCCTGGTGGCGCTGGTGGTTGATCTGGGGGTTGCTGGCGTATTTATGCAGTCCGGGGTTCGTAAGTGCCGGCGTGTTTCGCTGTGTTGAATCCGGGCGAGTTGTATTCCAGGATCAACCGTGTACGTGGCCGAAAGTGGGGGTGGCCACTGAAAAATCGGCGCCTACGGCTGCGCCAGCGGTTGCAACAGATAAAAATCGGACGTTATTTTGGCGACTTGATCGTGGACAGACACGTTTTTATTTGCTGGGCTCGATACATTTTGGCCGCGCTGAGATGTATCCGCTCCCTGCGCCAATCATGCAGGCTTTTGCCGCTGCCGATGCCTTGGTCGTCGAAATTAACATGACGGCCATTGATCCGTTCCAGGTGGCGCAATTATTTGCCGTCAGTGGCATGTATCCGCCGGGAGAAAGTCTTCGCCAGCATCTGGATGAGGTGAGCTGGCAACGGTTGGTGAAGGCAATGGCCAAACTGGGGGCGCCGGAACAATTGGTCACCATGCAAAAGCCGTGGCTGGCGGCATTGACGCTGGAGTCATTATCGATCAAACAGGCAGGATATAATGAGGAGCTTGGGGTCGATCTGTATTTTCTGAATCAGGCGGCAGGAAAGAAAAAAATCATTGAGCTTGAAAGTGCAGCCAAGCAGGCGGAACTGTTAGCTGGATTGTCAGAGACGGCTCAGTTGGCGATGTTGCGCGATTCTCTGCGCGTGATGGATGACAGTAAGGAATATTATCAGCGGATGTTGAGTGCCTGGTCCCAAGGGAATGGGGCGGCACTTGAAGATTTGATGGACGAGAGTTTTGGCGTTACGGCCGGTGAAAAAGAAATAGAAACTGTGTTGATGACTGCCCGAAATAAGGGTATGACGGAAGGCCTGGAGCGTCTGGCCAAACAGGGCGGTACTTATTTTGTGGTGTTGGGTGCCGGCCATTTTG